The proteins below are encoded in one region of Ostrea edulis chromosome 3, xbOstEdul1.1, whole genome shotgun sequence:
- the LOC125676967 gene encoding sorbitol dehydrogenase-like: protein MSANNLSAVLYKKGDLRLENYPIKEPGSGEAQIAVQRSGVCGSDVKFWKDGAIGPFKVTNPILLGHEISGIITKLGKGVTRLKIGDRVAVDPHITCRMCEFCKSGRYNMCPNTSFLATPPYDGALTRYFVHAADFIFKLPENVNFDEGAFVEPLSVGLHACRRAGVTLGHKLLVTGAGPIGLCVILIAKALGVTTVCITDIDASRLEFAKKFGVTHTILVKPGEKEEDLAFKVADLLGVMPDRTIECSGAEFAVNLGIHATKQGGQVVLIGAGQSTISFPVLAALTK from the exons GAGAACTACCCAATCAAGGAACCAGGATCAGGAG AGGCACAaatcgctgtccagagatcggGTGTATGTGGTTCTGACGTCAAGTTCTGGAAGGATGGTGCCATTGGTCCATTTAAAGTCACTAATCCGATACTGCTTGGCCATGAAATCAGTGGCATTATCACTAAATTGGGAAAAGGTGTTACACGTCTCAAAATAG GAGACCGTGTTGCTGTGGACCCCCATATCACCTGCAGGATGTGCGAGTTCTGCAAGTCGGGCCGCTATAACATGTGTCCAAACACGTCATTCCTGGCCACACCCCCTTATGACGGGGCGCTGACTAGATACTTCGTACATGCCGCAGATTTCATTTTTAA GCTTCCTGAAAACGTTAATTTTGATGAGGGTGCATTTGTGGAACCCCTTTCCGTTGGTCTCCACGCATGTCGCAGAGCAGGGGTCACTCTGGGTCACAAACTTCTAGTAACAGGAGCAGGCCCCATCGGACTCTGTGTCATACTGATCGCTAAGGCGCTGGGTGTCACCACAGTTTGCATAACAG ATATAGACGCCTCCCGTCTGGAGTTTGCTAAGAAATTCGGTGTCACTCACACAATTCTGGTGAAGCCTGGTGAGAAAGAGGAGGATTTGGCTTTCAAAGTGGCAGATCTTCTAGGAGTGATGCCAGACAGGACCATTGAATGTAGCGGGGCAGAGTTCGCTGTCAACCTTggcattcat GCAACAAAGCAAGGCGGCCAAGTTGTACTAATAGGTGCGGGACAGTCGACCATTTCATTTCCAGTTTTGGCCGCACTTACCAAATAA